Part of the Solanum pennellii chromosome 10, SPENNV200 genome is shown below.
gcaataatgaaaaaaaaagtattatgaaaatatacaaaaagaaaagattaaatAGGATcttcatttcataatataaagtTGGAGTCttacaacatatatatataatgctgTAACTTCACCAATTGCAATCATCAGAACTTGTGCTGACTTGATTAAGGACAAACTAGGGTTTGAACATAGAAATCAGCAAGAAGATCATAATCAAATGTTTTAAGATCTAAATATCTTATTGAATTATCACTTGGCTCGTATATCATGTGATACGGTCTAGACATAATGAAAAATTCACCTCTTTTTGTCAGATAAAAGGACTGAGCTAAAAAATACTCAGCACGGTCTAGACTACAGCTGATAGTAAACGTCTTCGTCCAAGATTCTTTACACTCGTACTCCTTCATCACCCACACATCTACGTTAGTTGTGCGACTACAAATCATGATAGACAAGTTACTTTCCAACGCTCCCAACACGAAAATATCATTTCCACAAGGTGGCTCCTCCACCTTCCTCCATTTCTCGTCATTCAAGTCAAAAGAGGTTATGCTCCAAACCCTTTCcatatcaacatcaacaacacTAGCCCAATAAAGTTTTCCGTTCAGAAACTTACCTGTATTTATGAATCGCCCTCCGTTTGGAGGATGGTTAATTCTTCTCCAGCAATCGCTCTTCAGACTATAGATAGCGACCTCATGGAAATTATATAACACCACCTTATAATCATCACGGAGTTTATCGTATCCAAAACCATATACGAAACGACCAAAATGCCAtgattcaattttataatcacGCAATTTCTTGTACTTTCTAATAGTTGGgttccatatatatattttctttgccCTATTTACAAGACAAATCAATCCATTCACGGAACCCTCAAACAAAAAAGATACCTCAAGGTTTTTCATGAGATAATCCAAGTTACATTCCTGCATGTTATTACTAGCTGATAAACTCAAATGAGACTTGATAAACTCGGGGCTAGAGATCAAAGCAAGCCAAGATTTAGAAACACACCTAAATTTCAACAGAGATTTCACCGGAACCCTTGAAAGGATCTCAACAAAAATTTCAGTGGGCATACAAGGGTTTGCGGGGTTGCTAAGATTTGGATTTTGATGGGACGACGTTGAATTTTCTCCATTGAATTTTCTTGCAAACAACCTTAAATTCTTAATTTGGAAAAATGTTAGAGCTAGTAAATAAAGAAAGCAAATAAacatttttctactttttttttttaactggAGTGAGAATGAGAAGACGATCAATCCTATATTTATAATATCAGTTACATAAGGGTAAATGCGTCATCTGAAGTGAAGAGAAGTGAACATGAAGATACGTCTCTTGCTAGCATTAAAATTAGTGTGTACATGTGTCACTGGTATACGGTAAATTAATGAGTTATTTACATTAAGCACCctaaaaaattttatgtttacaATTTACAcccttttcttttaatgtttttcactTTAATTAAGTCATTTCCTTGCAAATATTTGAgctgataaaaagaaaatgttggagttgataaagaaagaaaacaaaacaagtTTGTTTTCATTGGTGAAAGTGTAGGTCAAATATcatgaattataatttatataaattggCATAATTGTTGacaaataaacacatataaagttTAAGTTTAAGCCAAGCTAGAGgtacaattataaaaaataatcgattctaaattatttgtttgatttgatattgaatGACCTTTTAATATACGACGTTTTTTGCCTTAAGAGTAAtggaaataatttaaattaatacagaaataataataatttatattcttaaaagCGAGATAAAAATATCAGTTATTATATATGGATCAATTATGTAAAAGGCTAACAAAGGGAAAATGTTCAATATTAAAACTTAATATGTCATGTAAATTGGGGGTAATTGAAATGTACAACCAATCATGTAATACTAGGAAACTATTTTGACTCAAGCTCAAAAATTGAAGACTTGCCTATTATTTACTAGTGTTATATAATATGAGTTTAAGATTTATACAATgtcattataaattattttttacaccatcaagatatttaaaaaaattatgagtaaatattcttaaaatattaaaattttactaaGATACATTACATGAACTACATTAATGCCAATCAAGACTTTGTCTTTATTTTGTCAGAAGaacaagacaaaaaaaaagactttaattTTGTAAGCCCAAGAACAGACAAatcaaaagaaacaagaaaaaaactGTAATGTAaatgcaaaaacaaaaaagttgaCTACTACTTCAAGCCAAAAATTATATACCAAACACATTTTAAAACTTCACCCAATTTTTCACTACTCACAATATTTTTAGAAGTTGTGTTTGGAAGGTAAAAATTGGCAGTAAAACAAGGATTACTTTTCTTTCCCATTTGTACACTAAAACAGAAGGTTTCCAATAGTATTCTCAATGGGGTCTTCTAATGTTAATACTAGGTTCTAATACATATAGATACAAAAAGTTTCAGTTGTAACAAAAGTGTATCCTGAAGCAAACCTATGCGCGGCTCATGTATTGTCCATTTCTAGTATCAACCATAATTTCCTCTCCTCTATTTATGAATAATGGAACGCTAACAATTGCACCGGTATCGAGGGTTGCTGGCTTTGATCCACCTGCCACAAAATACAGATCATATTGACAACCAGCTATGTATATTTGGTATCATAGTGTAGCTATATGTTAGGAAGAAGAGGGTCAAGAATATCAACCGTTGACACTGAGACGACCAAAAGACATGGATGATATATAATGTTATACCCCTATTAGAATCGAATCATAGGGACATAAGATCTAGTTCAAAGGCGTGAAGCGTTTATGCCTCTGAAATCTCCTTCTAGGACTTCCAGTTCAATGGTTCAAGCTAGTAAACAGTAAATGATTACCTTGGGCAGTGTCACCTTTGACGCCTGGATCAACGTCCACCACTGTCAACTTTACTGTTATAGGCAATTCAAAGTCGATCACCTACAGAAATATTAACCTTAGCTTACTGATTAcgataacaaaaatatatgaaagagattGCTTCTACAAGAAAAACTGCAGGATCAATGTGAGA
Proteins encoded:
- the LOC107002015 gene encoding F-box/kelch-repeat protein At3g23880-like, with protein sequence MFICFLYLLALTFFQIKNLRLFARKFNGENSTSSHQNPNLSNPANPCMPTEIFVEILSRVPVKSLLKFRCVSKSWLALISSPEFIKSHLSLSASNNMQECNLDYLMKNLEVSFLFEGSVNGLICLVNRAKKIYIWNPTIRKYKKLRDYKIESWHFGRFVYGFGYDKLRDDYKVVLYNFHEVAIYSLKSDCWRRINHPPNGGRFINTGKFLNGKLYWASVVDVDMERVWSITSFDLNDEKWRKVEEPPCGNDIFVLGALESNLSIMICSRTTNVDVWVMKEYECKESWTKTFTISCSLDRAEYFLAQSFYLTKRGEFFIMSRPYHMIYEPSDNSIRYLDLKTFDYDLLADFYVQTLVCP